From a region of the Podarcis muralis chromosome 16, rPodMur119.hap1.1, whole genome shotgun sequence genome:
- the LOC114586468 gene encoding transmembrane protein 121-like, translating to MKKAPPTRQFNCAEARVTFSTGWHESQSTMEQQAPNIPHTCVAAVVIVCTMGAMDVYLVEQSTGARRLGVGALALAGDLFFLLVLRYATMWVGSEVRPAQRGYAMVLWFLFAFALEIKLYFVYQHYATEGRAPDPLARRTLTLLLSICIPALYMVLGATELVAQASASFRKKDELRGRLFWVVLDLLDVLEIQASLWEPQRRVLPLWAEGLTFFYCYGLLLILPCVSLNELGVQGPRPGALYPLLSLASVNVATIFIRGGLLLLCHDQRISSIFMGKNFLAIALKCCAALQHHRSTRGRRETGHSHIRGSRGLGHTQPMDEQLRRNTDETHHGHLTPDRVCKCAQATAGMPYGHSPGEPLQAMAEVSYRQPQATEEQFHCCVQTTSHQLHRHCHLKSQGSEHCRHTTQLSPRAPPAATGPSTSRGLRTGQHIQLKSVWGGL from the exons ATGAAGAAGGCACCCCCAACTAGGCAGTTCAACTGCGCAGAAGCAAGAGTGACCTTTTCTACAGGCTGGCACGAGTCACAAA gcaccATGGAGCAGCAGGCCCCCAACATCCCACACACCTGCGTGGCAGCTGTGGTCATCGTCTGCACCATGGGGGCGATGGATGTCTACCTGGTGGAGCAGAGCACTGGGGCCCGGCGCCTGGGAGTCGGCGCCCTTGCCCTGGCTGGGGACCTCTTCTTTTTGCTTGTGCTGCGCTACGCGACCATGTGGGTAGGCAGCGAGGTGAGGCCGGCCCAGCGAGGCTACGCCATGGTGCTGTGGTTTCTCTTTGCCTTCGCGCTGGAGATCAAGCTCTACTTTGTCTACCAGCACTACGCAACCGAGGGGCGGGCGCCTGACCCGCTGGCCCGGCGCACCCTGACCCTCCTGCTCTCCATCTGCATTCCTGCCCTTTACATGGTCCTTGGAGCCACGGAGCTGGTGGCCCAGGCCTCCGCCAGCTTCCGGAAGAAAGACGAACTGCGCGGGCGCCTCTTTTGGGTGGTGTTGGACCTGCTGGATGTGCTGGAGATCCAGGCCAGCCTGTGGGAGCCGCAGCGGCGGGTGCTCCCCCTGTGGGCTGAGGGCCTGACCTTCTTCTACTGCTATGGCCTCCTGCTGATTCTCCCTTGCGTCTCACTAAATGAGCTGGGGGTGCAGGGCCCACGCCCTGGCGCGCTCTACCCACTCCTGAGTCTGGCCAGCGTCAATGTGGCCACCATCTTCATCCGCGGAGGGCTGTTGCTCCTCTGCCATGACCAGCGCATCTCCTCCATCTTCATGGGGAAGAACTTCTTGGCCATTGCGCTAAAGTGCTGCGCTGCCCTCCAGCACCACAGAAGCACTCGGGGCAGAAGGGAAACAGGCCACAGCCACATCCGAGGCAGCCGAGGCCTTGGACATACTCAGCCAATGGATGAGCAGCTTCGTAGAAACACAGATGAAACACACCATGGGCACCTGACACCTGACAGGGTTTGCAAGTGTGCTCAGGCCACGGCTGGCATGCCCTACGGACACAGCCCAGGTGAACCACTGCAAGCGATGGCTGAAGTCTCCTACAGACAGCCGCAGGCTACAGAAGAACAGTTCCACTGCTGCGTCCAAACCACCAGCCACCAGCTCCACAGACATTGCCACCTTAAAAGCCAAGGGTCAGAGCACTGCAGGCACACTACTCAACTTTCCCCAAGAGCCCCACCAGCCGCCACTGGTCCCTCCACTTCCAGAGGACTCAGAACAGGTCAGCACATACAGCTCAAGTCTGTCTGGGGCGGACTGTGA